A stretch of the Duncaniella dubosii genome encodes the following:
- a CDS encoding LPD29 domain-containing protein, with protein MIYFQNINSLADLKKKYRRLAIDNHPDKGGSTETMQRINSEFEKLFAVWKDVPVSPTSDLNGYENDYGGASAGEYTRYVYNEYRWRGSNYKGQSSREIVEIIRNWLKETYPKYKFSVRRDGYSSIHVTLMTADFEAFTKESGYIHCSINHYRVEREQGLTDRAREVMTNVKDFVMSYNYDDSDPMTDYFCTNFYLTLGIGKWSNPYKVVLPKLGMKGPKPKTFRHPEGAAHKAIRLALEKGRFDFVESMRHSGYKVYGSDHYGSKGEHYFWPKQYSSAKSAQKRIDKLEKAGIICRLTGYNGGCIRFIGYTPETERMLRQEELEYNEAREKWELENGPLCPASA; from the coding sequence ATGATCTACTTTCAGAACATCAACAGTCTGGCGGACCTGAAAAAGAAGTACCGTCGGCTCGCAATCGACAACCATCCCGACAAAGGTGGCAGCACGGAAACAATGCAGCGCATCAACTCCGAGTTTGAGAAGCTGTTTGCAGTATGGAAGGACGTCCCTGTGTCGCCGACATCGGATCTTAACGGATACGAGAACGACTATGGCGGAGCATCCGCCGGTGAATACACCCGCTATGTCTACAACGAATACCGGTGGCGAGGCAGTAACTATAAAGGACAATCTTCACGGGAGATTGTAGAGATAATACGTAACTGGCTCAAGGAAACTTATCCGAAATACAAGTTCTCGGTAAGACGTGACGGATACAGTTCAATACACGTCACCCTAATGACTGCCGATTTCGAGGCATTCACAAAAGAGTCAGGATATATCCACTGTTCTATCAATCATTACCGGGTTGAAAGAGAACAAGGATTGACAGACCGTGCCCGGGAGGTGATGACCAACGTAAAGGATTTTGTCATGTCGTACAACTATGACGACAGTGACCCTATGACCGACTACTTCTGCACCAACTTCTATCTTACTCTCGGCATCGGCAAATGGAGCAATCCCTACAAAGTCGTGCTTCCGAAACTCGGCATGAAAGGCCCGAAGCCAAAGACTTTCAGGCATCCCGAAGGTGCGGCGCACAAGGCTATCCGGCTGGCTCTTGAAAAAGGTCGATTCGACTTTGTGGAGAGTATGCGACATTCCGGATACAAGGTCTACGGCTCGGACCACTACGGCTCAAAGGGCGAGCATTACTTCTGGCCGAAACAGTATTCAAGCGCCAAGTCCGCACAGAAACGCATCGACAAACTGGAAAAGGCAGGCATAATCTGCCGGTTGACCGGATATAACGGCGGCTGTATCCGTTTCATCGGCTACACTCCTGAAACGGAGCGTATGCTCCGGCAGGAAGAACTGGAATATAACGAAGCCCGTGAGAAATGGGAGTTGGAGAATGGCCCCCTATGTCCGGCTTCGGCATAA
- a CDS encoding tyrosine-type recombinase/integrase, whose protein sequence is MNEMKNIGCIVEEYTNLLTKEGRLDYATGIYLKSFLRYCESHGGVMNDMLIAEWSHRRDSEKYYTHRARCIIIRRLVRHIATETGVRFSLPSYPPDPGYIHKPIRPKVCGLPFRPSIISKMLETYQSHIEASGRLNSRTMERLRRFNEFCASKYPNAKKLTACIIDDFCKRGEKESAKSRNNRIGAVREFVRFANGRGFTALRLPLTTPRANRCTYTPHPFTQEELAAFFAEADSFTPSATCNDIRASLVRLELPVFFRLLYSSGMRTTEARLLERCNVDLIAGVINICQTKGYNEHRVALHESMRQALEIYDKKMDAIMPGRKTFFPNEYDRPYSDAWVSSNFKKLWKRVSNDYARAYDLRSNYAVTNINKWCGDGSNSDWDRKLVCLSRSMGHRYLQNTIYYYKLVPLFSEELESVTGSAYDELLPGLNKYFEND, encoded by the coding sequence ATGAATGAAATGAAGAATATCGGATGTATTGTTGAAGAATATACAAATCTTCTGACAAAGGAAGGGAGACTGGATTATGCAACCGGAATATATCTAAAGTCCTTTCTACGCTATTGTGAATCACACGGTGGTGTAATGAACGACATGTTGATAGCCGAATGGAGTCACAGACGCGATAGTGAAAAATACTATACCCACAGAGCCAGATGCATAATCATCAGAAGACTGGTCCGACATATCGCCACGGAAACAGGGGTGCGGTTTTCGTTGCCGTCATACCCTCCGGATCCCGGCTATATACATAAGCCTATACGCCCCAAAGTCTGTGGGCTTCCGTTCCGTCCGAGTATCATATCCAAGATGCTTGAGACCTACCAATCCCATATAGAGGCATCGGGCAGGCTCAATAGCCGTACAATGGAGAGGCTCCGAAGGTTCAATGAGTTCTGCGCATCAAAATATCCGAATGCTAAAAAGCTGACAGCCTGCATTATTGATGATTTCTGCAAGCGCGGAGAAAAAGAGTCCGCAAAAAGCCGCAACAACAGGATCGGAGCCGTCCGTGAGTTTGTCAGGTTTGCCAATGGCAGAGGGTTCACGGCACTGCGACTGCCTCTGACCACCCCTAGAGCCAACCGTTGTACGTATACGCCACATCCGTTCACTCAGGAAGAATTGGCCGCGTTCTTTGCGGAGGCAGACTCGTTCACCCCATCAGCCACATGTAATGACATCCGAGCGTCGCTGGTCCGGCTTGAACTTCCGGTATTCTTCCGGCTTCTATACAGTTCCGGCATGCGAACCACCGAGGCCCGCCTTCTTGAACGTTGCAATGTTGATCTGATAGCGGGTGTTATCAATATCTGCCAAACGAAAGGCTATAATGAGCATCGTGTGGCATTACATGAATCCATGAGACAGGCCCTGGAAATATACGACAAGAAAATGGACGCCATCATGCCCGGAAGAAAGACGTTCTTTCCAAATGAATACGACAGACCGTATTCCGACGCATGGGTAAGCTCCAACTTCAAAAAGCTGTGGAAGCGGGTCAGTAATGATTATGCCCGTGCTTATGACCTGAGGAGCAACTATGCGGTGACAAACATCAACAAATGGTGCGGGGACGGTTCAAATTCTGATTGGGACAGGAAGCTGGTGTGCCTCAGCAGATCTATGGGACACAGATATTTACAGAATACAATATACTATTACAAACTCGTGCCGCTGTTCTCGGAAGAACTGGAGTCTGTTACCGGATCCGCTTACGATGAACTGCTGCCGGGGTTAAACAAATACTTCGAAAATGACTAA
- a CDS encoding tyrosine-type recombinase/integrase: MTKELKEHIMVGEAINEWQGYYLTEVRNLSGNAIRSYRNGLGLFLDYLESVKGIRRETLVGDCFRVDTIENWLAWMKEAKGCSPSTCNLRLAALRSFIAFLSRKNVAFIKYGCSITSVKRIRPVKKLPEVISRETIKALFASIDTGSITGKRDFALFNVMYSTATRVDEVLSLKIADIALGSKSPCIRVTGKGSKRRCIYLLKSVAKIIGHYISVFHGKAPVPSDFLFFPINGRRNTKLCQEAVSKRLKLYASKSPMVSDKFHCHSLRHARATHWLEDGVNIVQIQRLLGHESIETTMKYVGISKEQMIKALAIMDDATTKNIEKHYKTSKVKKSLAAAFGLK, encoded by the coding sequence ATGACTAAGGAACTTAAAGAACACATAATGGTGGGGGAAGCCATCAATGAATGGCAAGGGTACTATCTGACAGAAGTGAGAAACCTAAGCGGGAATGCAATCAGATCATACAGGAACGGACTTGGACTCTTCCTTGATTATCTGGAGTCGGTGAAGGGGATAAGGCGGGAGACTCTTGTCGGGGATTGTTTCCGAGTGGACACGATTGAAAATTGGCTTGCATGGATGAAAGAGGCAAAAGGCTGTTCACCGTCAACCTGCAACCTGCGTTTGGCGGCTTTGCGAAGCTTTATAGCTTTTTTATCTAGGAAAAATGTCGCGTTCATAAAGTATGGATGTAGTATCACATCGGTAAAAAGGATACGTCCGGTAAAAAAGCTGCCGGAGGTCATATCAAGGGAAACAATAAAAGCCTTGTTTGCATCAATAGACACAGGCTCCATAACAGGCAAGAGAGATTTTGCCCTGTTCAATGTCATGTACAGCACTGCAACACGTGTAGATGAAGTACTTTCACTAAAAATAGCCGATATCGCTCTTGGCAGTAAGAGTCCGTGCATAAGGGTGACAGGAAAGGGAAGCAAACGCCGTTGCATCTATCTTCTAAAAAGCGTGGCAAAAATCATCGGTCATTATATATCCGTGTTCCATGGGAAAGCCCCTGTTCCATCGGACTTTCTGTTCTTTCCAATCAACGGCAGGAGAAATACGAAGCTATGTCAGGAGGCAGTCTCAAAACGTCTTAAACTATATGCATCCAAATCACCAATGGTATCGGACAAATTCCATTGTCATAGCTTGCGGCATGCAAGGGCGACACACTGGCTGGAAGATGGTGTGAACATCGTACAAATCCAACGGTTGCTCGGACATGAAAGTATCGAAACGACCATGAAGTATGTCGGCATATCCAAAGAACAAATGATCAAGGCTCTTGCCATAATGGATGATGCCACTACAAAAAACATTGAAAAGCATTACAAAACATCCAAAGTCAAAAAATCTCTTGCAGCTGCCTTTGGTCTGAAGTAG
- a CDS encoding KAP family P-loop NTPase fold protein, translated as MIEGKNIHSVLNTESDKENPFANCALGRKPFAEALTNVIDTYSGGLVLAINSSWGSGKTTFINMWRDMLSLTKPGEIPYCAEILNAWEHEYFEDPILAVLSCLKSFLPDENENHIEAANKLIGALQGIKPAKKGLAKTIISLFTMGNGGDLVDGVDEGVKAYKDAKETHYRYKETAISDYVNEINAFNDFKEAFSAYINYIAEETGHPVIIFVDELDRCNPKYSVALLEKIKHLFSTPNLIFVLAIDKEQLCSSIRGYFGSDGIKAEEYLRRFIDIEVSLPYADNETFCNSVLRKLGISSTMRSHAVQDLCEIIGSVSETQKLSLRQIEKVCILCGMGFKTHRYDTLPFFLSIPLAVLKCFKDDIFQEIYSKQISMSALYEVISPMFARTSKTPENAYSLYKFLLLYQYYCAIDGHFLKDRTLIDGDGKIVVGDNCQSIISIINEVKKDLDKYDFSRALIAMNLYFDML; from the coding sequence ATGATTGAAGGTAAAAATATCCATTCTGTTCTTAATACAGAATCCGACAAAGAAAATCCTTTTGCCAATTGTGCTTTAGGGAGAAAGCCTTTTGCGGAAGCTCTTACAAATGTGATTGATACATATAGCGGTGGACTTGTATTAGCGATAAACTCATCGTGGGGAAGTGGCAAGACAACATTTATTAATATGTGGCGTGATATGTTGTCATTGACTAAGCCGGGCGAGATACCGTATTGTGCTGAAATATTAAACGCTTGGGAGCATGAATACTTTGAAGACCCAATTTTGGCTGTCTTATCTTGCTTAAAATCTTTTTTGCCAGATGAAAACGAAAATCATATTGAAGCGGCTAATAAACTTATAGGTGCCTTACAAGGGATAAAACCTGCCAAGAAAGGATTAGCCAAGACTATAATATCTCTATTTACAATGGGTAATGGCGGTGATTTAGTCGATGGAGTTGATGAAGGTGTAAAAGCATATAAAGATGCTAAAGAAACGCACTATCGTTATAAGGAAACCGCCATATCTGACTATGTAAATGAAATAAATGCTTTTAATGACTTTAAAGAAGCATTTAGTGCTTATATTAACTATATCGCTGAAGAAACAGGGCATCCGGTTATAATATTCGTTGATGAACTGGACCGATGTAATCCAAAGTATTCAGTAGCATTGCTTGAGAAAATCAAACACCTATTTTCTACTCCTAATTTAATATTTGTCCTTGCTATTGATAAAGAACAACTATGCAGTTCTATAAGAGGGTATTTTGGTAGTGACGGCATTAAAGCGGAGGAATACCTGAGGCGGTTTATTGATATTGAGGTTTCATTGCCTTATGCAGATAATGAAACATTCTGTAATAGTGTTTTAAGAAAATTAGGCATCTCATCTACTATGAGATCTCATGCCGTACAAGATTTATGTGAAATCATAGGCTCAGTTTCAGAAACACAAAAGTTGTCTTTACGCCAAATTGAGAAAGTCTGTATCCTGTGTGGAATGGGATTCAAAACACATAGATATGATACCTTGCCTTTCTTTTTAAGTATCCCATTAGCTGTGTTAAAATGCTTTAAGGATGATATATTCCAAGAAATTTATTCTAAACAGATTTCAATGTCTGCCCTATATGAGGTTATTTCTCCAATGTTTGCACGAACTTCCAAAACTCCGGAGAACGCATATAGTTTATATAAATTCTTGTTGCTGTATCAATACTATTGTGCTATTGATGGACATTTTCTAAAAGATAGGACATTGATTGATGGTGATGGTAAGATTGTAGTTGGAGATAATTGCCAAAGTATCATTAGTATTATTAATGAAGTAAAAAAAGATCTGGATAAATATGATTTTTCTCGTGCATTAATTGCTATGAACCTTTATTTTGATATGTTATAG
- the rhuM gene encoding RhuM family protein yields the protein MDTNNEIILYQPDASVSLEVRLENETVWLTQQQIADLFGTKRPAITKHLANIYKSGELEENSTCSILEHMGNDSNQRYTTKYYNLDAILSVGYRVNSRNATLFRIWVTQVLKDHLLRGYSVNQRLLYMESRIDHRLSEHDNQIKELSGKVDFFLRTSLPPKEGIFFDGQIFDAYGFVCDLVKRAKKRIVLIDNYIDETVLTLLDKRSRGVLATIYTKRIDHQLQLDIERHNDQYAPIDVRQAQRIHDRFIVIDDTLYHIGASIKDLGMKLFAFSKMESSPEMILDSL from the coding sequence ATGGATACAAACAACGAAATAATACTATACCAACCTGATGCCTCTGTTTCACTTGAAGTCAGGCTTGAGAATGAAACCGTATGGTTGACACAACAGCAGATTGCCGACCTGTTTGGCACAAAACGACCGGCTATAACCAAACACTTGGCAAATATATACAAGTCCGGGGAATTAGAGGAAAATAGCACATGTTCCATTTTGGAACATATGGGTAACGATAGTAATCAGCGTTATACGACAAAGTATTATAATTTGGATGCAATCCTATCCGTTGGCTATCGAGTGAATAGTCGAAATGCGACACTTTTTCGCATCTGGGTTACGCAAGTGTTGAAAGACCATTTGTTACGCGGTTATAGCGTAAATCAGCGTTTGCTTTATATGGAAAGCCGTATAGACCATAGACTTTCTGAGCATGACAACCAGATAAAGGAATTATCAGGAAAAGTGGATTTCTTTCTCCGCACATCACTTCCTCCCAAAGAGGGCATCTTCTTTGACGGACAGATATTCGATGCCTATGGATTTGTATGCGACCTTGTGAAGCGAGCAAAGAAACGCATTGTCCTAATTGACAATTACATTGATGAAACAGTATTGACGCTTCTTGACAAACGAAGTCGTGGAGTTTTGGCTACAATCTATACCAAGCGGATAGACCACCAGTTGCAACTTGATATAGAAAGGCATAATGACCAATACGCTCCAATTGATGTCAGACAGGCTCAACGTATTCATGACCGTTTTATCGTGATTGATGATACCCTCTATCACATAGGAGCCTCAATAAAAGACCTCGGTATGAAACTATTCGCGTTTTCAAAGATGGAATCATCCCCGGAAATGATCTTGGATTCATTGTAG
- a CDS encoding tyrosine-type recombinase/integrase produces the protein MNRTETYIARYIGNFFSVYLCAEKGCSPHTVRSYANALSSYIDFIETTQHIRSERITTAYVTKKLVLEYLSWLEDKKNVSVSTRNQRLAAIHSLCRYLQRVDVPHIDRWQDVLTIKTKKGTAKPMSFLSVDGIRLLLNQIPTDTISHRRDLAMLALLYDTGARVNELVLLRPCDLHLEEPAYLVLQGKGNKNRAVPLQKKNVALLTEYLNDNLLHRPEMQTEPLFKNRVGGRLTCAGVTYILMKYIRKAHSANPDLVPVKLSPHCLRHTRAMHLLQAGVNLVYIRDILGHVSILTTEIYARADSRQKREALEKAYRDVIPETSDDGSRPSWETDRSLKEWLKRLGSRNH, from the coding sequence ATGAACAGGACAGAAACATATATAGCCAGATACATCGGAAACTTCTTTTCGGTCTATTTGTGTGCCGAGAAAGGTTGCAGTCCCCACACTGTAAGATCTTATGCCAATGCGTTGTCATCATATATTGATTTCATTGAAACGACACAACACATTCGTTCAGAACGTATCACCACGGCGTATGTCACAAAAAAACTTGTGCTTGAATACCTTTCATGGCTTGAGGACAAGAAAAATGTCTCGGTATCAACCCGCAATCAGCGGCTTGCCGCTATCCACTCGTTATGCCGATACCTGCAACGTGTTGATGTGCCTCATATTGACAGATGGCAGGATGTGTTGACCATAAAAACAAAGAAAGGTACTGCCAAGCCCATGTCGTTTCTATCAGTTGACGGAATCAGGCTGTTGCTAAACCAAATTCCAACAGACACAATCAGCCACCGACGAGATCTTGCCATGCTGGCACTGCTCTATGACACAGGGGCGAGGGTCAATGAGCTGGTACTTTTACGTCCCTGCGACCTTCACCTTGAAGAACCGGCGTATCTGGTTCTTCAAGGGAAAGGAAACAAAAACAGGGCGGTGCCGCTGCAAAAGAAGAACGTGGCACTACTGACCGAATACCTTAATGACAACCTTCTGCATCGGCCGGAAATGCAGACGGAACCATTATTTAAAAATAGAGTTGGAGGACGGCTCACATGTGCAGGGGTAACGTATATACTTATGAAATACATCCGAAAGGCTCATTCTGCCAATCCTGATTTAGTTCCTGTGAAACTGTCTCCGCATTGCCTACGTCACACAAGGGCAATGCATCTTTTGCAAGCCGGAGTGAATCTTGTATATATCAGAGATATTCTCGGACATGTCTCAATCCTGACTACTGAAATATATGCCCGTGCGGACTCCAGGCAGAAACGGGAGGCTCTGGAGAAAGCATACAGGGATGTCATCCCCGAGACTTCAGATGATGGATCGAGACCTTCTTGGGAAACAGACAGGAGTCTTAAAGAATGGCTTAAAAGGCTTGGTTCCAGAAATCATTAA
- a CDS encoding tyrosine-type recombinase/integrase: MDKIRDLSPDIPRIISLLPKMKPKKRNYNNLRDFEVEAIKDCLSNPLDNRMTLREKAIVALALYTGMRGCDIANLKSGDIDWENEEIRLIQVKTGYPLVLPLSANVGNALLIYILNERNAEDRSEYVFPSKVQPGKRLSYKSIGTIISGVFDKLGLRPGESHRGIGVFRHNLATRLLGAGTESVIISGILGHTCPQAVEAYVDSDITHLRELGLSIEKYPLPKTYTDE, from the coding sequence TTGGACAAGATCCGAGACCTGTCACCTGACATTCCACGAATCATCTCGTTGTTGCCGAAGATGAAACCCAAGAAAAGGAACTATAACAATCTACGGGACTTTGAAGTGGAAGCAATCAAGGACTGTCTGTCCAATCCGTTGGACAATCGAATGACCCTGAGAGAGAAAGCCATAGTGGCTTTGGCTTTGTATACCGGTATGCGTGGCTGTGATATTGCAAACCTCAAATCCGGAGACATTGACTGGGAGAACGAAGAAATCAGGTTGATACAGGTAAAGACCGGGTACCCCCTTGTGCTGCCGTTGTCAGCCAATGTCGGCAATGCGCTGTTGATATATATCCTGAACGAAAGAAATGCGGAAGACCGTTCTGAATACGTCTTCCCAAGTAAAGTACAACCCGGAAAACGACTTTCATACAAAAGCATCGGGACTATAATATCCGGAGTCTTTGACAAACTTGGGCTGCGTCCCGGCGAAAGCCATCGCGGAATCGGTGTGTTCCGGCATAATCTTGCCACACGGCTTCTCGGAGCAGGCACAGAATCAGTCATAATAAGTGGCATTTTGGGGCATACCTGCCCTCAGGCAGTCGAAGCGTACGTTGACTCAGACATCACGCATCTTCGGGAACTGGGACTCAGCATAGAGAAGTATCCATTGCCTAAAACCTATACGGATGAATGA
- a CDS encoding M23 family metallopeptidase, with translation MDLKAVAGEPTYAMFAGVVAEVGFDNSRGRYVIVRSGRYAFEYYHLSRCLVSEGSLVLAGDSIGNAGSTGRSTGPHLHITLKCDGVSINPAILIDRIRRHRY, from the coding sequence GTGGATTTAAAAGCAGTTGCTGGAGAACCGACATATGCAATGTTCGCGGGAGTGGTTGCCGAGGTGGGTTTTGACAATAGCAGGGGCCGGTATGTTATAGTCCGTAGTGGTCGGTATGCTTTTGAGTATTATCATTTAAGCCGGTGTCTTGTGTCCGAAGGGAGCTTGGTTTTAGCGGGAGATTCGATTGGGAATGCCGGTTCCACTGGTCGTTCTACTGGTCCCCATCTTCACATCACTTTAAAATGTGATGGAGTAAGCATCAACCCGGCGATTCTTATTGACAGGATAAGACGTCATCGCTATTGA
- a CDS encoding toll/interleukin-1 receptor domain-containing protein, which produces MIKIFLSHSWSQKDFVDEVANHIGKDFAIVDRFVFENGRNLEDEINNSLDNSNVFVMLISNESLNSDWCKYELSRFRDNLLDTQKAEFIPFLIDDTDINDTRIKNWIRKYLTSKYTNALMLSRVIRRRVCEVLWKAEPNLDAMSRIFFGRDNDVSEITSELNKSMNTDRRAIIVTGIPHIGRKRLLREVYVTRMTKNLHPSYDLYDISLSDHDSIEDFIEQLNDFVQVYDKTELKNKMASAEICQDLAVELINKVESYHERIRITDNKCIVTSYGIVADWFKDIINHPDLVKQVMLFIASSCSLSPKEKRENTKLQAHNIDVIGKKYLKEIFIAYAKNKGVKCSDDDLDFFINSLSGFPKQVYCIVDDIANDDLHTAKTDLKNIQAMYDNDLHMLYQVFAKDHDQIQVLQIMCRFDFISYDFLSQIYSKTNLDEILETFRFYSIYETFGSCNQYMRISPAFSDYIDRQRLKIKKEYEDRINELSANYISLSDADSLDLSQELFRIKEQIKNPIFRASTSYILPSYALKVIIDLYRKGDNENVINIAHKVLYDYKRNNYETIIYPIRYWMCLAYCKTQDKELFKELAHFSDYSYHFILGYYHRIGGNYPKAQQEFEKALSYKIGNNSRKYYKAEHELVICLMKQGRYNDALKLAEHCYSQDNSSPYFIEAYFRCYVRSQYPDKEILQTLITNMRHTSYSYNDVIIPTMEAELKYFVYRNIQEAISDLVGILKIRHSRDVNYTLDAFREICHRQNMDDTYKKIVNSTT; this is translated from the coding sequence ATGATTAAAATATTCTTATCTCATAGCTGGAGTCAAAAAGATTTTGTTGATGAGGTAGCAAATCATATTGGCAAAGATTTTGCTATCGTAGACCGATTTGTATTTGAAAATGGAAGAAATTTAGAAGATGAAATAAATAATTCATTAGACAATTCTAATGTATTCGTTATGCTGATTTCGAACGAATCATTAAATTCAGATTGGTGCAAGTATGAATTATCTCGATTTCGTGATAACTTACTTGATACACAAAAAGCAGAATTTATACCATTTTTAATTGACGATACAGATATTAATGATACTCGGATTAAAAATTGGATACGCAAATACCTTACTAGTAAATATACAAATGCGTTAATGCTTTCAAGAGTTATTAGGCGTCGAGTATGTGAAGTGCTTTGGAAAGCAGAACCTAATTTGGATGCAATGTCGCGCATATTCTTTGGAAGAGATAATGATGTCAGCGAGATCACATCCGAACTTAACAAAAGTATGAACACAGATCGACGAGCAATTATTGTAACTGGTATTCCACATATAGGTCGAAAGCGATTGTTACGAGAAGTATATGTGACACGAATGACTAAAAACCTTCATCCGTCATATGATCTATATGATATTTCCTTGAGTGATCATGATTCAATTGAAGATTTCATTGAACAGTTGAATGATTTTGTTCAAGTATACGACAAGACTGAACTTAAGAACAAGATGGCATCTGCTGAAATATGCCAAGACTTGGCTGTTGAGCTTATTAATAAGGTTGAGTCATATCATGAGCGCATACGAATAACTGACAACAAGTGTATCGTTACATCATATGGTATTGTTGCTGATTGGTTTAAAGACATTATTAACCATCCTGATTTGGTTAAACAAGTAATGTTATTCATTGCTTCAAGTTGTTCTTTGTCACCTAAAGAAAAACGAGAAAATACAAAATTGCAGGCTCATAATATTGATGTGATAGGGAAAAAGTATCTTAAAGAAATATTTATCGCTTATGCTAAAAATAAAGGTGTTAAATGCAGTGATGATGATTTAGACTTTTTCATAAATAGTTTATCAGGATTTCCCAAGCAAGTATATTGTATAGTGGACGATATCGCTAATGATGACTTGCACACAGCAAAAACAGATTTAAAGAATATTCAAGCCATGTATGATAATGATCTGCATATGCTTTATCAAGTTTTTGCAAAAGACCATGATCAGATACAGGTGTTACAGATAATGTGCCGATTTGATTTTATTAGCTATGATTTCCTTTCGCAAATCTATTCAAAGACAAATCTTGATGAAATATTGGAAACATTTAGATTTTATTCTATCTATGAAACATTTGGTTCTTGTAATCAATACATGCGAATAAGTCCTGCTTTTTCTGATTATATTGATCGGCAACGACTAAAAATCAAGAAAGAGTACGAGGATCGTATAAATGAACTCTCCGCTAATTATATTAGCCTTTCTGATGCTGATAGCCTCGATTTGTCTCAGGAATTATTTAGAATAAAAGAGCAAATTAAGAATCCAATATTCCGAGCTTCAACAAGTTATATACTTCCATCATATGCTTTAAAAGTGATAATTGACTTATACAGAAAAGGAGATAATGAGAATGTAATAAATATAGCACATAAAGTGCTATATGATTATAAACGTAATAATTATGAAACCATTATATATCCGATTCGGTATTGGATGTGTTTGGCTTATTGCAAAACACAAGATAAAGAACTATTTAAAGAATTAGCTCATTTTTCTGATTATTCATACCATTTTATCTTAGGATATTATCATCGCATCGGAGGGAATTACCCTAAAGCTCAACAGGAATTTGAAAAAGCACTTTCATATAAAATTGGGAATAATTCTCGAAAATATTACAAAGCAGAACATGAATTGGTTATTTGTCTTATGAAACAAGGCAGATATAATGATGCACTTAAATTAGCTGAACACTGCTACAGTCAAGATAATAGTAGTCCATATTTTATTGAAGCGTATTTTAGGTGTTATGTAAGGAGTCAATATCCGGACAAGGAAATTCTGCAAACATTGATAACAAATATGCGTCATACATCATATAGCTATAACGATGTTATTATTCCTACAATGGAGGCAGAACTTAAATATTTTGTATATCGTAATATTCAAGAGGCTATAAGTGATTTAGTTGGGATACTTAAAATTCGTCATAGCAGAGATGTTAACTATACCTTAGATGCGTTTCGTGAAATTTGTCATAGGCAGAATATGGATGATACGTATAAAAAAATTGTTAATTCAACGACATAG